Proteins co-encoded in one Hymenobacter swuensis DY53 genomic window:
- a CDS encoding glycoside hydrolase family 30 protein → MSFLSRSFFPAALLLTLGLNSGCQRMPQSGPAKGAVGFWLTNPDKSALFQLQPAPAWTAIAPAAGTPVIEVDDKQTFQTIDGFGYCLTGGSAELLNRMTPEARKAILRELFATDGTNIGVSYLRLSIGASDLDGTVFSYDDLPEGQTDPTLAKFSLAPDKAHLLPVLKEILAINPNIKLLGSPWSPPPWMKTNGNSKGGSLKPEFYPAYAQYFVKYVQAMQAQGVRIDAITVQNEPLHPGNNPSLLMLAEQQAEFVKKHLGPAFAAAKIDTKIIVYDHNADRPDYPLTILNDPEARKYVDGSAFHLYAGPIEALSKVHDAHPDRNVYFTEQWVGSKSAFAENLPWHVRTLIIGATRNWARTVLEWNLAADPQQNPHTPGGCTECRGALTIDGSTVTREDAYYIIAHASKFARPGSVRIASTTSETLPNVAFKAPNGQKVVVVQNNSKQTQPFSLRYQGKTLTSTLQAGAAGTYVW, encoded by the coding sequence ATGTCCTTCCTTTCCCGCTCCTTTTTCCCCGCCGCCCTGCTCCTGACGCTGGGCCTGAACTCCGGCTGCCAGCGCATGCCGCAGTCGGGCCCCGCGAAAGGTGCCGTTGGGTTCTGGCTGACGAACCCCGATAAGTCGGCCTTGTTTCAGTTGCAGCCCGCGCCGGCCTGGACGGCTATTGCCCCCGCCGCCGGCACCCCGGTGATTGAGGTCGACGATAAGCAGACTTTCCAGACTATTGACGGGTTTGGCTATTGCCTCACCGGCGGCAGCGCCGAGTTACTAAACCGCATGACGCCGGAGGCCCGCAAAGCCATTCTGCGGGAACTGTTCGCCACCGATGGCACCAACATCGGCGTGAGCTACCTGCGCCTGAGCATTGGGGCCTCCGACCTGGATGGTACCGTGTTCAGTTACGATGACCTGCCCGAAGGCCAGACAGACCCGACCCTGGCGAAATTCAGCCTCGCTCCTGATAAGGCGCACCTGTTGCCAGTGCTCAAGGAAATTCTGGCCATCAACCCCAATATCAAGCTGCTTGGTTCGCCCTGGTCGCCGCCACCGTGGATGAAGACCAACGGCAACTCCAAGGGCGGCTCCCTGAAACCGGAGTTTTACCCGGCCTACGCGCAGTATTTCGTGAAGTACGTGCAGGCCATGCAGGCCCAGGGCGTACGCATCGACGCCATAACGGTGCAGAACGAGCCGCTGCACCCGGGCAACAACCCCAGCCTGCTCATGCTGGCCGAGCAGCAGGCCGAATTTGTAAAAAAGCACCTGGGACCGGCCTTTGCGGCCGCCAAAATCGACACGAAAATTATCGTGTACGACCACAACGCCGACCGCCCCGACTACCCCCTGACCATCCTCAACGACCCCGAGGCCAGGAAATACGTAGATGGCTCGGCCTTTCACCTCTACGCCGGCCCCATTGAGGCCTTGAGCAAGGTGCACGACGCCCACCCCGACAGGAATGTGTACTTCACGGAGCAGTGGGTGGGCTCGAAAAGTGCCTTTGCTGAAAACCTGCCCTGGCACGTTCGGACGCTCATTATCGGGGCTACCCGTAACTGGGCCCGCACGGTGCTGGAGTGGAACCTGGCCGCCGACCCGCAGCAGAACCCGCACACGCCCGGCGGCTGCACCGAGTGCCGGGGCGCCCTCACCATTGATGGCAGCACCGTAACCCGCGAGGATGCCTACTACATCATTGCCCATGCCAGCAAGTTTGCCCGGCCCGGCTCAGTACGCATTGCCTCCACCACTTCTGAAACCCTGCCCAACGTAGCCTTCAAAGCGCCCAATGGCCAGAAGGTGGTAGTGGTGCAGAACAATAGCAAGCAAACACAGCCCTTCAGCCTCCGCTACCAAGGAAAAACCCTCACCTCTACGCTGCAGGCAGGAGCCGCCGGCACCTACGTGTGGTAG
- a CDS encoding FecR family protein translates to MAASPDQNAFLRYVNGTSSPLEAASVRNWLSEPTNQLLARVWMEEHWNTLDTTVALPLPEPDYEQLLGSLHQRLGFSEPAATELEEDLPQPHRWRYWAAAAATAGLLTAGGLWWQNQQPVSSQNYATAYGEMRRLHLPDGSQVTLNGNSSIRYAVNVPDGQPREVWLNGEAYFSVRHLPNHQRFVVHTNGGFNVEVLGTKFTVFRRREESRVVLLSGKVRVDFTDTTHPDVVMKPGELVETQGPKANVVVYKPVQTDTYAAWKDAKLVLDNTSITDLATRLHDTYGLDVTIATPSLNERRMTGTVPVRDLDLLLRALEETFQLKADRRGNNLILSDSTTR, encoded by the coding sequence ATGGCTGCTTCGCCCGATCAGAATGCCTTCCTTCGTTACGTTAACGGCACTTCCTCTCCACTGGAAGCCGCAAGCGTGCGGAACTGGCTGAGCGAGCCCACCAACCAGCTCCTCGCCCGCGTGTGGATGGAGGAACACTGGAACACGCTGGATACTACCGTTGCGTTGCCCCTGCCGGAACCCGACTATGAGCAGCTACTTGGCAGCCTTCACCAACGGCTAGGCTTTTCGGAGCCCGCTGCCACTGAGCTGGAAGAAGACCTACCGCAACCGCACCGCTGGCGCTACTGGGCTGCGGCAGCTGCCACGGCTGGCTTACTCACGGCGGGCGGCCTTTGGTGGCAAAACCAGCAGCCGGTCAGCTCCCAGAACTATGCTACCGCCTACGGCGAAATGCGCCGGCTGCACCTGCCTGATGGCTCGCAGGTGACGCTGAACGGCAACTCCAGCATCCGCTATGCCGTGAACGTGCCCGATGGTCAGCCTCGGGAGGTGTGGCTGAACGGTGAGGCCTATTTCTCGGTCCGTCACCTACCTAATCACCAGCGGTTTGTGGTGCATACCAACGGCGGTTTCAATGTGGAAGTACTGGGCACGAAGTTTACCGTGTTCCGTCGTCGGGAAGAATCCCGGGTGGTACTGCTTTCAGGCAAAGTGCGGGTAGATTTCACGGACACCACCCACCCCGACGTGGTGATGAAGCCCGGTGAGCTGGTAGAAACCCAAGGTCCGAAGGCCAACGTGGTAGTATACAAACCCGTGCAGACCGACACGTACGCCGCCTGGAAAGACGCCAAGCTCGTCCTCGACAACACCTCTATTACGGACCTTGCTACCCGCCTGCACGATACCTACGGCCTCGACGTAACCATTGCCACACCCAGCCTGAACGAGCGGCGCATGACCGGTACGGTGCCCGTACGGGACCTTGATCTGCTGCTGCGCGCGCTGGAGGAAACTTTCCAGTTGAAAGCTGACCGCCGTGGCAACAACCTGATTCTCTCTGACTCAACTACCCGCTAA
- a CDS encoding sugar MFS transporter yields MAAPISASPLRTTDTPPGVETPNYTPALASLTVLFFMMGFITCLNDILIPYLKAIFQLSYTQANLINLCFFGAYFVMGIPAGKLVQRIGYKGGMLAGFLIAALGAFLFYPAADSRSYGLFLGALFVLATGVVLLQVAGNPYVSILGPAKSAPARLTLTQAFNSLGTTVAPLLGSALILSNLPDLDTAASAAAIDVKAVQIPYLCIGAVLIIISVLLGMLKLPIITLAHTEEDPNRRAYHYRHLVFGVIGIFAYVGGEVAIGSHIVSYLNLPDVMSLTPKIAGDKVAYYWGGAMVGRFLGAYLLNKFNPGRLLALNSLGAVILVLISVSTTGEIAMWSLLAVGLMNSIMFATIFTLAVAGLGRNTEEASGLLNVGIVGGAVIPLLFGLVADASTLRWAFILPVLCYAYIMWYGLKGHKPTAA; encoded by the coding sequence ATGGCTGCTCCCATTTCCGCATCCCCGCTCCGCACGACCGACACGCCCCCCGGTGTCGAAACTCCCAATTACACCCCGGCTCTGGCTTCGCTCACGGTCCTGTTCTTTATGATGGGGTTCATTACCTGTCTGAATGATATTCTGATTCCGTATCTGAAAGCCATTTTCCAGCTCAGCTACACCCAGGCCAATCTGATTAACCTCTGCTTTTTCGGAGCCTATTTCGTGATGGGCATTCCGGCCGGTAAACTGGTGCAGCGCATCGGCTATAAAGGCGGCATGCTGGCCGGCTTCCTGATTGCGGCATTGGGAGCGTTCCTGTTCTACCCCGCCGCCGACAGCCGGAGCTACGGTCTATTTCTGGGGGCACTGTTTGTATTGGCTACTGGTGTAGTACTGCTGCAGGTAGCCGGCAACCCGTACGTATCCATCCTGGGACCTGCCAAATCGGCCCCGGCCCGCCTCACGCTTACGCAGGCATTCAACTCGCTCGGCACCACGGTGGCTCCGCTGCTGGGCTCGGCCCTGATTCTCTCCAACCTGCCCGACCTGGACACGGCCGCTTCTGCCGCTGCTATTGATGTGAAAGCCGTGCAGATTCCGTACCTGTGCATCGGCGCGGTACTAATTATTATTAGCGTACTGCTGGGCATGCTGAAGCTACCCATTATTACACTGGCCCACACTGAAGAAGACCCGAACCGCCGCGCTTACCACTACCGTCATCTGGTGTTTGGGGTTATTGGCATTTTCGCTTACGTAGGCGGCGAGGTGGCCATTGGCTCGCACATTGTATCCTACCTGAACCTGCCCGATGTTATGAGCCTTACGCCCAAAATTGCGGGTGATAAAGTGGCTTACTATTGGGGTGGGGCTATGGTCGGCCGCTTTCTGGGTGCTTACCTGCTTAATAAGTTCAACCCCGGCCGCCTGCTGGCCCTCAATTCACTGGGCGCGGTAATTCTGGTACTGATTTCAGTGAGCACCACCGGCGAAATTGCCATGTGGAGCCTGCTGGCCGTGGGCCTGATGAACTCCATCATGTTTGCTACCATTTTTACGCTGGCTGTGGCCGGTCTGGGCCGCAACACGGAAGAAGCTTCCGGCCTGCTGAACGTAGGCATTGTGGGCGGCGCGGTAATTCCGCTGCTGTTCGGGCTGGTAGCCGATGCCAGCACGCTGCGCTGGGCGTTCATTCTGCCCGTTCTCTGCTACGCTTACATTATGTGGTACGGCCTGAAAGGTCACAAACCAACCGCCGCGTAA
- a CDS encoding RagB/SusD family nutrient uptake outer membrane protein — MKKIFIPVFALVVLGSCDVLDKQPLPSIAPENFFQNADDAEAGLTAAYDALQGTGLYSQDLVVAGEMPSDNCFSTNGDVAALGRLTWTPTTGQIYNIWRDSYLGINRANAVLKYVPAIDMTVARKNQILGEAYFLRALHYYNLVKLYGAVPLRLEPTESGEQTVVSLPRTSAETVYAQIATDLNTADGLVPAANPNRITKGAVNALLAKVLLTQRQWAPAAAAANKVITEGGYALAANFKSLYPAENVRPETILEVQNQGTPDGNNILPDLLLPSPPATYSFPKFNIPTLYRSTATAKPTDLTFVVDTLNDQRWSRRATRTVTAGGVVYVQRDYASFVLGSSRDSKASANDLGPFVYKWPGAPNGFNSPDNTYILRYADVLLMYAEALNEQNGPSADALAKLNMVRTRAGLPALTAASPQYASKKTLRDEIDRQRRLEMAFEGERWFDLLRYARHNQAEAGAHAVTALDIIEQKLNRRDVNLLLFPVPQAEINNNAQLQQNPGY; from the coding sequence ATGAAAAAGATATTCATTCCTGTTTTTGCCCTGGTAGTGCTGGGCAGCTGCGACGTACTTGATAAGCAGCCGCTGCCCAGCATTGCACCGGAGAACTTCTTCCAGAACGCCGACGACGCCGAAGCCGGCCTGACCGCCGCCTACGACGCCCTGCAGGGCACCGGCCTCTACAGCCAGGATTTAGTTGTGGCCGGTGAAATGCCGTCTGACAACTGTTTCAGCACCAACGGTGACGTAGCAGCCCTGGGCCGCCTGACCTGGACGCCCACTACCGGCCAGATTTACAACATCTGGCGCGACTCCTACCTCGGTATCAACCGCGCCAACGCGGTGCTGAAATACGTGCCGGCCATTGATATGACGGTCGCCCGCAAAAACCAGATTCTGGGCGAGGCCTACTTCCTGCGGGCCCTGCACTACTACAATCTGGTAAAGCTATACGGGGCGGTTCCGTTGCGGCTGGAGCCCACGGAAAGTGGCGAGCAGACGGTGGTATCCCTACCCCGCACTTCCGCCGAAACAGTTTACGCCCAGATTGCCACCGACCTGAACACGGCTGACGGTCTGGTTCCGGCCGCCAACCCCAATCGGATTACAAAAGGTGCCGTAAATGCGCTGCTGGCCAAGGTGCTGCTCACGCAACGCCAGTGGGCCCCGGCGGCGGCGGCGGCCAACAAGGTAATTACCGAAGGCGGCTATGCGCTGGCCGCAAACTTCAAGAGCCTGTACCCGGCGGAAAACGTGCGGCCGGAAACCATTCTGGAAGTCCAGAACCAGGGCACGCCCGACGGCAACAACATCCTGCCCGACTTGCTGTTGCCTTCGCCCCCGGCTACGTATTCCTTTCCTAAGTTCAACATTCCAACCCTGTACCGGAGCACGGCCACGGCCAAACCCACTGACCTGACGTTTGTGGTGGACACGCTGAACGACCAGCGCTGGAGCCGCCGCGCCACCCGCACCGTAACGGCCGGCGGCGTGGTGTACGTGCAGCGCGACTACGCCAGCTTCGTACTTGGCTCCAGCCGCGACTCCAAAGCCAGCGCCAACGACCTGGGCCCCTTCGTATACAAGTGGCCCGGTGCCCCCAACGGCTTCAACAGCCCCGATAATACCTACATCCTGCGCTACGCCGATGTATTGCTGATGTACGCCGAAGCTCTGAACGAGCAGAACGGCCCCTCGGCTGATGCGTTGGCCAAGCTGAACATGGTGCGCACCCGCGCCGGTTTGCCGGCCCTCACGGCCGCTTCCCCCCAATACGCCAGCAAAAAGACCCTGCGGGATGAAATTGACCGGCAGCGTCGGCTGGAAATGGCTTTCGAAGGGGAACGGTGGTTTGATCTGCTGCGCTACGCCCGTCACAACCAGGCGGAAGCTGGTGCCCACGCTGTTACGGCCCTGGATATCATTGAGCAGAAGCTCAACCGCCGCGACGTGAACCTGCTGTTATTCCCGGTGCCTCAGGCCGAGATTAACAACAACGCCCAGCTGCAACAGAATCCCGGTTACTAA
- a CDS encoding glycoside hydrolase family 5 protein encodes MSTITRSLSRAVRSLLLLAGIGLGQQTVAQSFLHADGGRIVNASNQEVVLNGVNLGGWALQEGYIIKPGWPGVGGKATQGAVKKTLYGFGLSDAAVETFYQEYRNNFIQKPDLDYVASLGFNCVRLPLHYDLFLTPAQRAVRNGVLRGTTTYPDYVRALTGWYNANELFTDPANMEAWRMIDNTLAWARANKLYVILDLHAAPGSQGTDANIADSLVPLDFWNNSTYQDITARLWAAIAARYKNDARVAMYDLINEPNNVPSNQQIHDVLQRLITTVRAQGDNHLLLLEGNGYGNDFNYMEKRTFTNTANLVYNSHRYSGTGYLLDNNVTSADPNNANNLRTIGNLTRFRTDNDVPIWVGETGENNDGWMQDAAKSLNSVGIGWCHWTLKRFENWNNAALLHINPPYIVDGPGTLNIALNNMLFASCVPNTTEAAIAPNRNGIVNYPGGGNYDGTLVTTAAPGRPDERLQVYPTVADATLNLRYNAAAPQRLQLRLLDLAGRVVSSQPNYPASAGDNRLQLPVAALPAGMYMLQLDTPAGRLARRVVVAHE; translated from the coding sequence ATGAGCACTATTACACGCAGCTTGTCCCGGGCCGTACGCAGCCTGCTGTTGCTGGCCGGTATTGGGCTGGGGCAACAGACAGTCGCACAAAGCTTTCTGCACGCCGACGGTGGCCGGATTGTGAATGCCAGCAACCAGGAGGTGGTGCTTAATGGGGTAAACCTGGGCGGGTGGGCTTTGCAGGAAGGCTATATCATCAAGCCGGGCTGGCCGGGCGTGGGCGGCAAGGCTACGCAGGGTGCCGTCAAGAAAACGCTGTATGGATTTGGCCTGAGCGACGCGGCCGTGGAAACGTTTTACCAGGAATACCGCAACAACTTCATTCAGAAGCCGGATCTGGATTACGTGGCCTCTCTGGGCTTCAACTGCGTGCGGCTGCCGTTGCATTATGATCTATTTCTGACGCCCGCCCAGCGGGCCGTGCGCAACGGTGTGCTGCGCGGCACCACCACGTACCCCGACTACGTCAGGGCGCTTACCGGCTGGTACAACGCCAACGAGTTGTTCACCGATCCGGCCAACATGGAGGCTTGGCGCATGATTGACAATACCCTGGCCTGGGCCCGGGCCAACAAGCTGTACGTGATACTGGACCTGCACGCCGCGCCCGGCTCGCAGGGTACGGATGCCAACATTGCCGACTCCCTGGTGCCGCTGGATTTCTGGAACAACAGCACGTATCAGGACATCACCGCCCGCTTGTGGGCTGCCATTGCCGCGCGCTACAAAAACGACGCGCGCGTGGCCATGTACGACCTGATCAACGAGCCCAACAACGTACCCAGCAACCAGCAGATCCACGACGTGCTGCAGCGCCTGATTACCACCGTGCGGGCGCAGGGCGACAACCATCTGTTGCTGCTGGAGGGCAACGGCTACGGCAACGACTTCAACTACATGGAGAAGCGCACCTTCACTAACACGGCCAACCTGGTGTACAACTCGCACCGCTACAGCGGCACCGGGTATCTGCTCGATAACAACGTTACTTCCGCCGACCCCAACAACGCCAATAACCTGCGCACGATAGGCAACCTCACCCGCTTCCGCACCGATAACGACGTGCCCATCTGGGTGGGAGAAACCGGGGAAAATAACGACGGCTGGATGCAGGACGCCGCCAAAAGCCTCAACTCGGTGGGTATTGGCTGGTGCCACTGGACGCTCAAGCGGTTTGAGAACTGGAACAACGCGGCCCTGCTGCACATCAATCCGCCTTACATCGTGGATGGCCCCGGCACGCTGAACATTGCACTCAACAACATGCTGTTTGCCAGCTGCGTGCCCAACACCACCGAGGCGGCCATTGCCCCCAACCGCAACGGCATCGTGAATTACCCCGGCGGCGGCAACTACGATGGCACCTTGGTAACCACCGCAGCGCCGGGCCGGCCCGATGAACGCCTGCAGGTGTACCCGACGGTAGCAGACGCAACCCTGAACCTGCGTTACAACGCCGCTGCCCCACAACGCCTGCAGCTGCGGCTGCTGGACCTGGCGGGCCGTGTGGTAAGCAGCCAGCCTAACTACCCCGCCTCTGCCGGCGACAACCGGCTCCAGCTGCCCGTAGCGGCTCTGCCGGCCGGCATGTACATGCTGCAGCTGGATACGCCGGCCGGCCGCCTGGCCCGCCGCGTGGTGGTAGCCCATGAGTAA
- a CDS encoding SusC/RagA family TonB-linked outer membrane protein, which translates to MNPTPTRLGGGLASTALSACALLLPAPGATASAQLLASNHIPTQRTVVPVETVLLKDLLGQWETQYGVTIFYDANLVSNKRVVARPEAVAPLEDKLTEVLPQADLSFKKLRADYYILVAPANGPLLNSGLSKATAADVPVSGRVTQANGEGLPGVTVVVKGTSIGTSTGADGSFSLSVPEGSTLVFSSIGFKSREVPVTAATSSLAINLDADSQALSEVVVVGYGTQARQELTTSVASVGAQQIERQKVAGFDQALQGQAPGVQVTAPTGAPGAGINVQIRGNSSLNGSNSPLYVIDGVPVLPTYDRELSVGNQKPNPLNSINPADIESIDVLKDGAAAAIYGVRASNGVVVITTKRGKSGKPQVGFNAYYGVQSLRKKLDVLNARQFAEYFNESQINGGAAPGFPDLNNLPVDTDWQDEVYRTAAIQNYQLNVSGGTDRTHYYVGGGYFKQDGIILNSGFDRFNFKLNFDQKAGEKFKVGTNLNLSRTNTNGSVRSELGLGNSGTVLGTLAQIPTVPVRDANGLYGTNPFSLSDNPVGNLLETNNRALTYQVIGNVFGEYNILKNLTVRSSLGIDFRSQLENEFITRDYPGTSRADASTRGSGRTGTTLQNIWLWENTATYSPNLGEKHSLQLLAGQSIQESNRFASNASVRGYASNAVPYLSAGTERLGTSSYEEEWGLTSLFARAIYSFEDKYLATLSLRRDGTSRFDDAHGYFPAVALGWRISKEGFFPQGTPVSDLKLRGSFGGNGNQELGYTYQRFSSYVVGANYVGNGTSVQGGIRPDRIGNRALKWETSYQYNIGLDLGMFNDRLMLTVDAYRKRAEDLLLSVPLAPSTGAQVLDIIQNVGAVENKGLEFALNTTNVQGQNGGFSWTTNLNASLNRNKILDLGTLYNTQNQLVDRNITYANSISQKGSPLGSFYGYQVQGIFQSADEIANAATQQGNPQPGDIRFADVNGDKVINDADRTIIGNPNPKVIGGVTNTFSFKGLDLSVFFQGSFGNDIYNANRQALESLSGPVNQLTTVLDRWTPTNTDTSIPRAVFGDPNNNGRFSSRWIEDGSYVRLKNLTLGYTLPASLINKARFSGLRVYVSGQNLLTWTDYSGYDPEVSADPFSATSSGRDFGVYPQARTYTVGLNASF; encoded by the coding sequence ATGAACCCAACCCCTACCCGCCTGGGTGGCGGCCTGGCGTCCACGGCCCTCTCGGCCTGTGCGCTGCTGCTACCTGCTCCGGGGGCTACGGCCTCCGCGCAACTCCTAGCGTCCAACCACATTCCCACCCAGCGCACGGTAGTGCCGGTTGAAACGGTTCTGCTCAAAGACCTTTTGGGCCAGTGGGAAACCCAGTATGGGGTTACCATCTTTTACGACGCCAATCTTGTCAGCAACAAGCGGGTAGTGGCCCGGCCTGAGGCCGTGGCCCCGCTGGAAGACAAACTTACCGAGGTATTGCCCCAGGCCGACCTCAGCTTCAAAAAGCTTCGCGCTGACTACTATATCCTGGTAGCACCTGCCAACGGCCCGCTCCTGAACTCCGGCCTATCGAAAGCGACGGCGGCCGATGTGCCGGTTTCCGGCCGCGTAACCCAGGCCAACGGTGAAGGCCTGCCGGGCGTGACGGTAGTGGTAAAAGGGACTTCCATTGGTACCTCTACCGGCGCCGATGGGTCTTTCTCGCTCAGCGTACCGGAAGGCAGCACCCTCGTATTCAGCTCCATTGGCTTCAAAAGCCGTGAAGTACCGGTAACCGCAGCCACCAGCAGCCTAGCCATTAATCTGGATGCTGATTCTCAGGCCCTGAGCGAAGTGGTGGTCGTGGGCTACGGTACCCAGGCCCGGCAGGAACTCACCACCTCCGTTGCCTCGGTAGGTGCCCAGCAGATTGAACGGCAGAAAGTGGCCGGCTTCGATCAGGCCCTACAGGGCCAGGCGCCCGGGGTGCAAGTGACGGCCCCAACCGGGGCACCCGGCGCGGGCATCAACGTGCAGATTCGGGGCAATAGCTCCCTCAACGGCAGCAACTCGCCGCTGTATGTGATTGACGGCGTACCCGTGCTGCCGACCTACGACCGGGAGCTGAGTGTAGGTAACCAGAAGCCAAACCCACTCAACTCCATCAACCCCGCCGATATTGAGTCGATTGACGTGCTGAAGGATGGGGCCGCCGCCGCCATTTACGGTGTGCGCGCTTCCAACGGGGTAGTGGTAATTACTACCAAACGCGGCAAATCGGGCAAGCCGCAGGTGGGCTTCAATGCCTACTACGGTGTGCAGAGCCTGCGCAAGAAGCTGGATGTGCTGAACGCCCGGCAGTTTGCAGAGTATTTCAATGAGTCGCAGATTAACGGCGGGGCGGCCCCGGGCTTCCCCGACCTCAACAACCTGCCCGTTGATACCGACTGGCAGGACGAAGTATACCGCACGGCGGCTATCCAGAACTACCAGCTGAACGTAAGCGGCGGCACCGACCGTACCCACTATTACGTGGGCGGCGGCTACTTCAAGCAGGACGGCATTATCCTGAACTCCGGCTTCGACCGGTTCAATTTCAAGCTAAACTTCGATCAGAAGGCCGGCGAGAAGTTCAAGGTAGGCACCAACCTGAACCTGAGCCGCACCAACACCAACGGCAGCGTGCGTAGCGAGCTGGGCCTGGGCAACTCGGGCACCGTTCTGGGTACCCTGGCTCAGATTCCGACGGTACCAGTGCGGGATGCCAACGGCCTGTATGGCACCAACCCCTTCTCACTGTCGGACAACCCGGTGGGCAACCTGCTCGAGACCAACAACCGGGCCCTCACTTACCAGGTTATTGGCAACGTATTCGGGGAGTACAACATCCTGAAAAACCTGACCGTACGCTCGTCGCTGGGTATTGACTTCCGCAGCCAGCTGGAAAACGAGTTCATCACCCGCGACTACCCCGGCACCTCCCGCGCCGATGCCTCCACCCGGGGCAGCGGCCGGACGGGCACCACGCTCCAGAACATCTGGCTGTGGGAAAACACGGCTACCTATTCACCCAACCTCGGCGAGAAGCATAGCCTGCAGCTGCTGGCTGGCCAGTCGATTCAGGAGTCGAACCGCTTTGCTTCCAATGCGTCCGTGCGGGGCTATGCCTCCAACGCCGTGCCTTACCTCTCGGCCGGTACCGAGCGCCTGGGGACCAGCAGCTACGAGGAAGAATGGGGCCTGACCAGCCTGTTCGCCCGCGCCATCTATAGCTTTGAGGACAAGTACCTGGCTACTCTCAGTCTGCGCCGCGACGGCACCAGCCGCTTTGACGATGCGCACGGTTACTTCCCGGCTGTGGCTTTGGGCTGGCGCATTTCCAAGGAAGGTTTCTTCCCGCAGGGTACGCCGGTGTCGGATCTGAAGCTGCGCGGCAGCTTCGGCGGCAACGGCAACCAGGAGTTGGGCTACACCTACCAGCGTTTCAGCTCCTACGTGGTGGGCGCCAACTATGTGGGCAACGGCACCTCGGTGCAGGGCGGCATCCGGCCCGACCGAATTGGTAACCGCGCATTGAAGTGGGAAACCTCTTACCAGTACAACATCGGCCTCGACCTGGGCATGTTTAACGACCGGCTCATGCTGACCGTGGATGCCTACCGCAAGCGGGCCGAAGACCTGCTGCTGAGCGTGCCGCTGGCTCCAAGCACCGGAGCGCAGGTGCTCGACATTATTCAGAACGTAGGCGCGGTGGAGAACAAGGGCCTGGAGTTTGCCCTCAACACCACCAACGTGCAGGGCCAGAACGGCGGCTTCAGCTGGACTACCAACTTGAACGCCTCGCTCAACCGCAACAAAATCCTGGACCTGGGCACGCTGTATAACACCCAGAACCAGTTGGTTGATCGTAACATCACGTATGCCAACAGCATTTCGCAGAAGGGCAGCCCGCTGGGTTCGTTCTATGGCTATCAGGTGCAGGGGATTTTTCAGTCGGCCGATGAAATTGCCAACGCCGCCACCCAGCAGGGCAACCCCCAACCCGGGGATATCCGCTTCGCGGACGTGAACGGCGACAAAGTCATCAACGACGCGGACCGTACCATCATTGGTAACCCGAATCCCAAGGTTATCGGGGGTGTCACGAATACCTTCTCGTTCAAGGGTCTCGACCTGAGCGTGTTCTTTCAGGGCAGCTTCGGCAACGACATCTACAACGCCAACCGCCAGGCCCTGGAGTCGTTGAGCGGCCCCGTAAACCAGCTGACTACCGTGCTGGACCGTTGGACGCCCACCAACACCGACACCAGCATTCCGCGCGCCGTGTTTGGCGACCCCAACAACAACGGCCGCTTCTCCTCACGCTGGATTGAGGATGGCAGCTACGTCCGCCTCAAAAACCTCACGTTGGGCTACACTCTGCCTGCCAGCCTTATCAACAAAGCTCGCTTCAGCGGCCTGCGCGTGTACGTGAGCGGTCAGAACCTGCTGACGTGGACCGATTATTCGGGTTACGACCCGGAAGTAAGCGCCGACCCGTTCTCCGCTACCAGCAGCGGCCGCGACTTTGGCGTGTACCCACAGGCACGCACCTACACCGTTGGCCTGAACGCCTCTTTCTAA